A genome region from Astyanax mexicanus isolate ESR-SI-001 unplaced genomic scaffold, AstMex3_surface scaffold_45, whole genome shotgun sequence includes the following:
- the LOC111189652 gene encoding uncharacterized protein LOC111189652 has product MFPNSGYRMMQGYLKGRGIRVQEHRLKQSMLRTDPQGLLERTLCLHTVRRRVYNVPAPNCLWHIDGNHKLIRWRIVIHGAIDGFSRLVVYLQASANNRADTVYKHFWQATQKYGIPSRVRSDKGGENRDVASFMISTRGMNRSSHIAGRSVHNQRSLESEGILSPDNDLHIFALHWVFLPRLQQHLDSFVEGWNNHPLRTERNQSPQQLWHTNSNSPASPDPPQVDELYGVDWRGPPGDRDLALVIPEVQLSRVLSQEELSRLPQQNSTNDDYGVASYIQALGLLTNWFG; this is encoded by the exons AGCACAGACTGAAACAGTCAATGCTGCGCACAGACCCTCAAGGATTGCTTGAGCGTACACTCTGTCTACATACTGTTAGAAGGAGAGTGTACAATGTTCCTGCTCCAAATTGCCTTTGGCATATCGATGGGAACCACAAGCTCATAAG GTGGCGTATTGTCATACATGGAGCTATTGATGGCTTCAGCAGACTGGTGGTCTACCTGCAAGCTTCTGCCAACAATCGTGCAgacactgtttacaaacacttctGGCAGGCAACACAGAAATATGGCATCCCGTCACGAGTACGTAGTGACAAGGGAGGGGAGAACAGAGACGTTGCTTCCTTTATGATTAGTACCAGGGGAATGAACCGCAGTTCACACATTGCTGGGAGAAGCGTGCACAATCAAAG GAGTTTAGAGAGTGAGGGCATCCTGTCTCCAGACAATGACTTGCACATTTTTGCCCTACACTGGGTGTTTCTTCCCAGACTACAGCAGCACCTTGATTCTTTTGTTGAAGGGTGGAACAACCATCCCCTAAGAACAGAGAGGAACCAGTCTCCTCAGCAGTTGTGGCACACAAACAGCAACAGTCCAGCCAGTCCAGATCCACCACAG GTGGATGAACTGTATGGTGTAGACTGGAGGGGCCCACCTGGTGATCGGGATTTAGCCCTGGTCATTCCTGAGGTGCAGCTTTCCAGGGTGCTATCTCAAGAGGAGTTGAGCAGACTTCCTCAACAGAACAGCACTAATGATGACTATGGAGTTGCTTCTTACATTCAGGCCCTTGGGTTACTTACTAACTGGTTTGGTTGA
- the LOC125795235 gene encoding G2/M phase-specific E3 ubiquitin-protein ligase-like isoform X2 yields the protein MLMFVQEWKTEPDITKAVDIYRHQLLKAAESEEDLTIKLNMGHSPEDRERAILQFYKAPNINWARNLTVVLQGDAALGDGVKRFFFSQTISKLQFGFELNIEGPGKTLFFLGEEDHQVPSTSKILLDSGLYVVAGRMIGHSILHGGPGLSSLSPSVFSSLIGQDEEHVCLQDCPDMDLREIIQELDGDDDLSQSQTSKMNDLCLSWDLPFVNTENRRWLAEKVLVHAVLGRRREQLRQLRRGLKDSGLMPLLKERPDALNIIFPQASKIFVTPEMILDRIVWPSDSDTESDDGLDISTKCSVTAYLREYIESGTSDELLELLKFWVGWAVLPQHLYVKVKKVSMPTAVTCFETLKIPGHYLSYREFKMDLAAAVSTTDSGFGLV from the exons ATGTTGATGTTTGTTCAAG AGTGGAAAACTGAGCCAGATATTACGAAAGCAGTTGACATTTACAGACATCAACTGTTGAAAGCTGCTGAGTCTGAGGAGGATCTGACAATCAAACTGAACATGGGACATAGTCCAGAGGACCGGGAGAGGGCTATTCTGCAGTTTTACAAAGCCCCCAACATAAACTGGGCCCGAAACCTTACTGTGGTTTTACAAG GTGATGCTGCATTGGGAGATGGCGTCAAAAGattctttttttcacaaacaatATCAAAACTACAGTTTGGTTTTGAACTGAACATAG aaggtCCTGggaaaacccttttttttcttgGAGAGGAAGATCACCAGGTGCCATCGACATCTAAAATTCTTCTAGACAGTGGACTCTATGTGGTTGCTGGACGAATGATAGGACACTCAATCCTGCATGGCGGCCCAGGATTGAGTAGTTTGAGTCCTTCAGTTTTTAGCTCTCTGATTGGCCAAGATGAAGAGCATGTATGCCTACAAGATTGTCCAGACATGGACCTCCGAGAAATAATTCAAGAG CTTGATGGAGATGATGACCTTAGCCAGAGCCAGACGTCAAAAATGAATGATCTCTGCCTTAGCTGGGACTTGCCGTTTGTTAACACTGAGAATCGAAGGTGGCTTGCAGAGAAAGTGCTAGTGCATGCG GTCCTTGGCCGTAGAAGAGAGCAACTCAGACAACTCAGAAGAGGCTTGAAAGACAGTGGACTGATGCCTTTACTAAAGGAAAGGCCTGATGCTCTGAATATCATTTTCCCGCAAGCATCCAAGATTTTTGTTACCCCAGAG atgattcTTGATCGTATTGTATGGCCATCAGACTCTGACACTGAATCTGATGACGGGCTTGACATTTCTACAAAGTGCAGTGTCACAGCCTATTTGCGGGAGTACATTGAGTCag GTACATCGGATGAACTTCTGGAGCTCCTCAAATTCTGGGTTGGGTGGGCTGTTTTACCCCAGCACCTTTATGTGAAAGTTAAGAAGGTGTCCATGCCCACTGCAGTTACCTGTTTTGAAACCCTCAAAATTCCAGGACACTACTTGTCTTATCGGGAATTTAAGATGGATCTTGCAGCTGCAGTGTCCACCACCGACAGTGGATTTGGACTTGTTTAG
- the LOC125795229 gene encoding uncharacterized protein LOC125795229 has protein sequence MTKKAWVADLLREALNGLEEAEGASSVATSSNEAPSSNEENSPSCSRPCTSRAAQAAQNAVQGEVARAFAPYQSGTRKRRLVLPAANPKWRVQLQSFTHNFFCLRGRKDCSVPSAFEKVNLSTAGLGFKKIHFPDRACDAQEFQNQLTKSFPKLQEGGGFELLRTSGMTRSKTLEIIPCPESGYTPLYLTTEAGVGSSILYVRPLQANLSMERILVHLKK, from the exons ATGACAAAGAAAGCATGGGTGGCAGATTTGTTGCGAGAGGCTCTTAATGGCCTGGAAGAAGCCGAAGGCGCCTCATCTGTTGCCACCAGCAGCAACGAAGCTCCTTCGTCAAATGAAGAGAACTCGCCATCTTGCAGTCGGCCTTGCACCTCAAGGGCAGCACAAGCGGCTCAAAATGCTGTTCAGG gtgaggTCGCCCGGGCATTTGCCCCCTATCAGTCAGGAACCAGAAAGAGACGTCTAGTCCTGCCAGCTGCTAACCCTAAGTGGAGAGTGCAGCTTCAGTCATTTACGCACAATTTCTTCTGTTTGAGAGGGAGGAAAGACTGCAGTGTCCCCTCAGCATTCGAAAAAGTAAATCTGTCCACTGCTGGTTTGGGGTTTAAGAAAATCCATTTCCCAG accGGGCTTGTGATGCTCAAGAGTTCCAAAATCAGTTGACAAAAAGCTTCCCAAAGCTTCAGGAAGGAGGGGGCTTTGAGCTGTTGCGAACTAGCGGAATGACACGGTCCAAAACGCTTGAGATAATTCCATGTCCAGAGAGTGGATACACACCCTTGTATCTCACCACAGAGGCAGGGGTTGGTTCTTCAATCCTTTATGTGAGACCACTTCAAGCCAATCTTAGCATGGAAAGA ATactagtgcatctgaaaaaatAG
- the LOC125795235 gene encoding uncharacterized protein LOC125795235 isoform X1, with the protein MRQASIPTHVDVCSRHNSDSRTGRHGNNRRREHIEAERTQDGIGRHQEREGRQQEREGRQQEREGRQQEREDRQQEREDRQQEREDRQQEREDGQQKETEDGNTTPGEMGNIQRIHYRNSTDNEHRDLRQRQSGSCTSEEWKTEPDITKAVDIYRHQLLKAAESEEDLTIKLNMGHSPEDRERAILQFYKAPNINWARNLTVVLQGDAALGDGVKRFFFSQTISKLQFGFELNIEGPGKTLFFLGEEDHQVPSTSKILLDSGLYVVAGRMIGHSILHGGPGLSSLSPSVFSSLIGQDEEHVCLQDCPDMDLREIIQELDGDDDLSQSQTSKMNDLCLSWDLPFVNTENRRWLAEKVLVHAVLGRRREQLRQLRRGLKDSGLMPLLKERPDALNIIFPQASKIFVTPEMILDRIVWPSDSDTESDDGLDISTKCSVTAYLREYIESGTSDELLELLKFWVGWAVLPQHLYVKVKKVSMPTAVTCFETLKIPGHYLSYREFKMDLAAAVSTTDSGFGLV; encoded by the exons ATGAGACAGGCATCCATCCCTACACATGTTGATGTTTGTTCAAG ACATAATTCAGACAGTAGGACAGGCAGGCATGGAAACAACAGACGAAGGGAGCATATAGAAGCTGAAAGGACTCAAGATGGTATTGGAAGGCACCAGGAAAGAGAGGGCAGACAACAGGAAAGAGAGGGCAGACAACAGGAAAGAGAGGGCAGACAACAGGAAAGAGAAGACAGACAACAGGAAAGAGAAGACAGACAACAGGAAAGAGAAGACAGACAACAGGAAAGAGAGGACGGACAACAAAAGGAGACAGAAGATGGGAACACCACTCCAGGGGAAATGGGAAATATCCAAAGGATTCACTATCGGAACAGTACAGACAATGAACATAGAGACTTGAggcagagacaaagtggtagttGCACTAGTGAAG AGTGGAAAACTGAGCCAGATATTACGAAAGCAGTTGACATTTACAGACATCAACTGTTGAAAGCTGCTGAGTCTGAGGAGGATCTGACAATCAAACTGAACATGGGACATAGTCCAGAGGACCGGGAGAGGGCTATTCTGCAGTTTTACAAAGCCCCCAACATAAACTGGGCCCGAAACCTTACTGTGGTTTTACAAG GTGATGCTGCATTGGGAGATGGCGTCAAAAGattctttttttcacaaacaatATCAAAACTACAGTTTGGTTTTGAACTGAACATAG aaggtCCTGggaaaacccttttttttcttgGAGAGGAAGATCACCAGGTGCCATCGACATCTAAAATTCTTCTAGACAGTGGACTCTATGTGGTTGCTGGACGAATGATAGGACACTCAATCCTGCATGGCGGCCCAGGATTGAGTAGTTTGAGTCCTTCAGTTTTTAGCTCTCTGATTGGCCAAGATGAAGAGCATGTATGCCTACAAGATTGTCCAGACATGGACCTCCGAGAAATAATTCAAGAG CTTGATGGAGATGATGACCTTAGCCAGAGCCAGACGTCAAAAATGAATGATCTCTGCCTTAGCTGGGACTTGCCGTTTGTTAACACTGAGAATCGAAGGTGGCTTGCAGAGAAAGTGCTAGTGCATGCG GTCCTTGGCCGTAGAAGAGAGCAACTCAGACAACTCAGAAGAGGCTTGAAAGACAGTGGACTGATGCCTTTACTAAAGGAAAGGCCTGATGCTCTGAATATCATTTTCCCGCAAGCATCCAAGATTTTTGTTACCCCAGAG atgattcTTGATCGTATTGTATGGCCATCAGACTCTGACACTGAATCTGATGACGGGCTTGACATTTCTACAAAGTGCAGTGTCACAGCCTATTTGCGGGAGTACATTGAGTCag GTACATCGGATGAACTTCTGGAGCTCCTCAAATTCTGGGTTGGGTGGGCTGTTTTACCCCAGCACCTTTATGTGAAAGTTAAGAAGGTGTCCATGCCCACTGCAGTTACCTGTTTTGAAACCCTCAAAATTCCAGGACACTACTTGTCTTATCGGGAATTTAAGATGGATCTTGCAGCTGCAGTGTCCACCACCGACAGTGGATTTGGACTTGTTTAG